A genomic window from Cupriavidus metallidurans CH34 includes:
- a CDS encoding DUF1993 domain-containing protein: MALSMYDVSVPVFIRALTNLSAILEKGAAHAKAQGMDAAELIQTRLIADMDPLPAQVQRASDAAKGCAARLAGLETPSFPDTEATFPELQERIAKTIGYLKTIRPEQFEGSETRTVELKLRHGPITFDGKNYLLGFALPNFYFHVTTAYDILRHKGVQIGKMDFLGAPPR; the protein is encoded by the coding sequence ATGGCCCTCTCGATGTACGACGTATCGGTACCCGTATTCATCCGCGCGCTGACCAACCTGTCCGCGATCCTGGAAAAGGGCGCGGCCCATGCGAAGGCGCAGGGAATGGACGCCGCGGAGCTGATCCAGACGCGGTTGATCGCGGATATGGACCCGTTGCCGGCGCAGGTCCAGCGCGCGAGCGACGCGGCCAAGGGCTGCGCGGCAAGGCTGGCCGGCCTTGAGACGCCATCGTTTCCGGATACCGAGGCGACCTTCCCGGAGCTTCAGGAGCGCATCGCCAAGACCATTGGCTATCTGAAGACGATTCGGCCGGAGCAGTTCGAAGGCAGCGAGACGCGGACGGTGGAGCTCAAGCTGCGCCATGGTCCGATTACGTTCGACGGGAAGAACTACCTGCTTGGTTTCGCGCTCCCGAACTTCTATTTCCATGTCACGACGGCTTACGACATCCTGCGTCACAAGGGGGTACAGATCGGCAAGATGGATTTCCTGGGCGCGCCGCCGCGGTGA
- the tadA gene encoding tRNA adenosine(34) deaminase TadA yields MADVPVFADPAERDRFYMAAALDEARLAEAAGEVPVGAVVVWDDKIIARGHNLPIRSVDPSAHAEMQALRAAAKVLGNYRMPECEIYVTLEPCPMCSGAILHARLRHVVFGATDPKTGAAGSVVDLFAQATLNHQTTLTRGVMADECGQLLRDFFGARRRAQKAARALQVSPVDADSGKIQASDPNSET; encoded by the coding sequence ATGGCAGACGTCCCCGTATTTGCCGACCCCGCGGAGCGCGACCGCTTCTACATGGCCGCCGCGCTCGACGAGGCACGGCTGGCCGAAGCGGCCGGCGAGGTGCCGGTGGGCGCCGTGGTGGTGTGGGACGACAAGATCATCGCGCGCGGCCACAATTTGCCGATCCGTTCGGTCGATCCGTCCGCTCATGCGGAGATGCAGGCGCTGCGCGCGGCAGCCAAGGTGCTGGGCAACTACCGGATGCCCGAGTGCGAGATTTACGTGACGCTTGAGCCGTGCCCGATGTGCAGTGGGGCGATTCTCCATGCGCGGCTGCGACACGTGGTATTTGGCGCGACCGACCCCAAGACGGGGGCGGCCGGCAGCGTGGTCGATCTGTTCGCGCAGGCCACGCTCAATCACCAGACCACACTCACGCGAGGCGTGATGGCTGATGAGTGTGGCCAGTTGCTGCGCGACTTTTTCGGGGCGCGCCGCAGGGCGCAGAAAGCGGCAAGAGCCTTGCAGGTCTCGCCAGTGGACGCAGATTCGGGGAAAATTCAGGCTTCAGACCCGAATTCCGAAACATGA
- a CDS encoding alpha/beta fold hydrolase codes for MQRLNVDAPGIPRTSVLDAGQGRATILIHGTSSSAEMGWAQLLPRLAAKRRCLAFDMVGAGQTEDPGGPIALTTLVEQVRAVADLAGDGKPLDLIGYSLGAVVAAVAAAAMPDRVRRLILLGGWVQSSRSMCVLFDLWAELSRTDKHQLARLLLVNGVSDTFFQANSTEAIQTALDRIANLLSAGGDRQAELDATIDIRAELPRIRAQTLVIGMQQDRLVPPAHCRDLAAGIAGARYEQIDCGHLVTLEQPGALLDLVESHLDSPTGHCHEERHGGA; via the coding sequence ATGCAACGTCTGAATGTGGACGCGCCCGGCATTCCCAGAACCAGTGTGCTGGACGCGGGCCAGGGCAGAGCCACAATTCTGATTCACGGCACGTCCTCAAGCGCCGAAATGGGTTGGGCGCAGTTGCTGCCCAGGCTGGCAGCCAAACGGCGCTGCCTCGCGTTCGACATGGTCGGCGCAGGCCAGACCGAAGACCCGGGCGGCCCCATCGCCCTGACCACGCTGGTCGAGCAGGTCCGCGCCGTCGCCGACCTTGCTGGAGACGGCAAGCCTCTGGATCTCATCGGCTATTCGCTGGGTGCCGTCGTCGCCGCGGTCGCGGCCGCTGCAATGCCCGATCGTGTGCGCCGACTGATCTTGCTAGGTGGCTGGGTGCAGAGCAGCAGAAGCATGTGCGTGCTTTTTGACCTCTGGGCGGAGCTGTCACGAACCGACAAGCACCAGCTTGCGAGACTGCTGCTGGTCAACGGCGTGTCCGATACCTTCTTTCAAGCCAACTCCACTGAGGCGATACAGACCGCACTGGACCGCATCGCCAACCTGCTTTCTGCCGGAGGCGATCGCCAGGCCGAGCTCGATGCCACGATCGATATTCGCGCCGAGCTACCCAGGATAAGAGCCCAGACCCTGGTGATCGGTATGCAACAAGATCGACTGGTGCCGCCCGCGCATTGCCGCGATCTGGCTGCAGGCATAGCGGGCGCGCGTTACGAGCAGATCGACTGCGGCCACCTCGTCACGCTGGAACAGCCCGGTGCCCTGCTCGATCTGGTTGAAAGTCATCTTGATAGTCCGACAGGACATTGCCACGAAGAACGACACGGTGGCGCATGA
- a CDS encoding DUF2239 family protein: protein MTNPPSYTSFNGHQRIATGPLLANALAVKHALAQGTTGPVLIFDDATGRTLDVDTRGTEQEITSRLQLATPHNKDPDAGLEAPEASEPKGRGRPKLGVVAREVTLLPRHWEWLAGQPGGASVALRKLVEEARRAGSEKDRMRQAHERAYHFMLAIGGDLPGFEEATRALFSNDASRLRELIGGWPADVRDHALHLADY from the coding sequence ATGACAAACCCACCCTCCTACACCAGCTTCAACGGACACCAACGCATCGCCACAGGCCCCCTGCTGGCGAACGCCCTGGCCGTCAAACATGCGCTCGCGCAGGGTACGACCGGCCCCGTGTTGATCTTCGACGATGCAACCGGCCGCACCTTGGATGTGGATACCAGGGGCACGGAACAAGAGATCACCAGCCGCTTACAGCTGGCGACGCCACACAACAAAGATCCTGACGCCGGATTGGAAGCGCCGGAAGCCTCCGAGCCCAAAGGCCGCGGTCGGCCGAAGCTTGGCGTGGTGGCGCGTGAGGTCACGCTGCTGCCCCGGCACTGGGAATGGCTAGCCGGCCAGCCTGGTGGCGCCTCCGTGGCGCTCAGGAAGCTGGTCGAGGAAGCGCGCCGCGCGGGCAGCGAGAAAGACCGGATGCGCCAGGCCCACGAGCGTGCCTATCACTTCATGCTGGCCATTGGCGGCGATCTGCCCGGCTTCGAAGAAGCTACGCGCGCGCTGTTCAGCAATGATGCATCGCGGCTCCGCGAACTGATCGGCGGATGGCCGGCTGACGTGCGCGACCACGCGCTGCATCTGGCGGACTATTGA
- a CDS encoding 6-pyruvoyl trahydropterin synthase family protein, whose amino-acid sequence MSKQVSITRRLEFDAGHRIPSHGGQCRNIHGHRYRLDLTLSGEVLHQEGAPDDGMILDFGDIKTLANEHLVSKWDHAFLIYRGDTALLNFLQSMDNHKTVVIDSIPTVENLAQVAFDILAPVFKDCFDHHLQLTRLVLFETPNCWAEVSAPLSLPAQD is encoded by the coding sequence ATGAGCAAACAAGTTTCGATTACGCGCCGGCTCGAATTCGACGCCGGGCACCGCATCCCAAGCCATGGCGGACAGTGCCGCAACATCCATGGCCACCGCTATCGTCTGGACCTGACGCTGTCCGGCGAAGTCCTGCACCAGGAGGGCGCGCCCGATGACGGCATGATCCTGGATTTCGGCGATATCAAGACGCTGGCCAACGAGCATCTGGTGTCGAAGTGGGATCACGCGTTCCTGATCTATCGTGGCGATACCGCGCTGCTGAATTTCCTGCAGTCGATGGACAACCACAAGACCGTGGTGATCGACAGCATTCCGACCGTTGAAAACCTTGCGCAGGTGGCGTTCGACATCCTGGCGCCGGTCTTCAAGGACTGCTTCGATCATCATCTGCAACTGACCCGCCTGGTGCTGTTCGAGACGCCGAACTGCTGGGCCGAGGTCAGCGCGCCGCTCAGCCTGCCCGCGCAGGACTGA
- the ldcA gene encoding muramoyltetrapeptide carboxypeptidase, with translation MSQPTEVRLIASSGYPHDVAIAARGCAWLKHHGYHVNNPDVLARRYLRFGGTDAERLADLHAIGTGPARELTLAVRGGYGLGRLLDRIEFGRIAEQASASGTPIVGHSDFTAFQLAYLAKAGGVSFAGPMLLADFGEEHVDSFMWRHFEGILRAPVHDIEVEAAQVAAPATVEGTLWGGNLAMLCTLLGTPYMPNIDGGILFLEDINEPPYRVERMLLQLLHAGVLARQQAIVLGDFSNYRTTDYDNGYNMDAVFDYVREQLRIPVLTGLPFGHCPRKLTLPVGGNARLTARADGFVLSLSGYPTL, from the coding sequence ATGAGCCAGCCCACCGAAGTCCGTCTCATCGCCTCATCCGGCTACCCTCACGACGTTGCCATTGCCGCCCGCGGCTGTGCCTGGCTCAAGCACCACGGCTACCACGTCAACAATCCCGATGTGCTCGCGCGCCGCTATCTGCGATTCGGCGGTACGGATGCGGAGCGGTTGGCCGATCTCCATGCCATCGGCACAGGTCCCGCTCGGGAGCTGACGCTGGCGGTGCGCGGCGGGTACGGCCTGGGCCGACTGCTCGATCGCATCGAGTTCGGGCGCATCGCGGAGCAGGCCAGCGCAAGCGGCACGCCGATCGTCGGTCACAGCGATTTCACCGCGTTCCAGCTGGCCTATCTGGCCAAGGCTGGCGGGGTGTCGTTCGCAGGGCCGATGCTGCTCGCGGATTTCGGCGAGGAGCACGTCGATTCGTTCATGTGGCGGCATTTCGAGGGCATCCTGCGCGCCCCGGTCCACGACATCGAGGTCGAGGCGGCCCAGGTGGCCGCGCCGGCAACCGTGGAAGGCACGCTCTGGGGCGGCAATCTGGCCATGCTGTGCACGCTGCTGGGCACGCCGTACATGCCGAACATCGACGGTGGCATTCTGTTCCTGGAAGACATCAACGAGCCGCCGTACCGCGTGGAGCGGATGTTGCTCCAGTTGCTGCACGCAGGGGTGCTGGCCCGGCAACAGGCCATCGTGCTGGGCGACTTCTCGAATTACCGCACCACCGACTACGACAATGGCTACAACATGGATGCCGTATTCGACTATGTGCGCGAACAGTTGCGTATTCCGGTGCTCACGGGCCTGCCGTTCGGCCACTGCCCGCGCAAGCTGACTTTGCCGGTGGGCGGAAATGCGCGGCTGACGGCACGTGCCGACGGTTTCGTGCTGTCGCTGTCGGGTTATCCGACGTTGTAG
- a CDS encoding nucleotidyl transferase AbiEii/AbiGii toxin family protein — protein sequence MNQTYLDTARLLTQVAPLVFVDDTFALKGGTAINLFVRDMPRLSVDLDLVFPDHTLPRDEALARINEAVRQAAERLKKRGFQTHAPAAAAGETKLLVRRGSIQVKVEVNFVMRGTVQPVRRASLTPVARDVLMADLEIPVVSLEDVYGGKLVAALDRQHPRDLFDVMQLFAHEGITPGIRRAFVVYLASSNRPIHEVLFTPLRDIRHDYEHNFQGMTVEPVPLDALLATRERMVREVQQGLDDDERRFLLSLVVGTPEWSLLGIAHLEHLPGIRWKLRNLAQLQKVDARKFGEQADLLAKQLSALC from the coding sequence ATGAACCAGACCTATCTCGATACCGCGCGCCTGCTGACGCAGGTGGCGCCACTGGTGTTCGTGGATGACACCTTCGCCTTGAAGGGCGGCACGGCGATCAATCTGTTCGTGCGCGACATGCCGCGTCTGTCGGTTGATCTCGATCTGGTCTTTCCCGATCACACGCTGCCGCGTGACGAGGCGCTGGCGCGCATCAACGAGGCTGTTCGGCAGGCTGCCGAGCGGTTGAAGAAACGAGGCTTCCAGACGCACGCACCAGCGGCAGCAGCAGGAGAGACGAAGTTGCTGGTGCGTCGTGGCTCGATTCAGGTCAAGGTCGAAGTCAACTTCGTCATGCGTGGCACGGTGCAGCCGGTGCGCCGTGCTTCGCTGACGCCGGTTGCCCGCGACGTGTTGATGGCCGATCTAGAGATTCCGGTGGTGTCGCTGGAAGACGTGTACGGCGGCAAGCTGGTGGCGGCACTGGATCGGCAGCACCCACGCGATCTGTTCGACGTGATGCAGCTCTTTGCGCACGAGGGCATCACGCCTGGCATCCGGCGCGCCTTCGTGGTTTACCTCGCCAGCAGCAACCGGCCGATCCATGAAGTGTTGTTCACGCCGCTGCGGGACATCCGGCATGACTACGAGCACAACTTCCAAGGCATGACAGTCGAGCCCGTGCCGCTCGATGCGCTACTCGCCACGCGAGAACGCATGGTGCGCGAAGTGCAGCAGGGCTTGGACGACGACGAGCGGCGCTTCCTGCTGTCGCTGGTCGTCGGCACGCCGGAGTGGTCATTGCTGGGCATCGCACACCTCGAACATCTGCCGGGCATCCGCTGGAAGCTGCGCAACCTGGCGCAGTTGCAGAAGGTCGATGCGAGGAAGTTTGGCGAGCAGGCTGACCTGCTCGCCAAGCAGCTATCTGCGCTATGCTAG
- a CDS encoding TetR/AcrR family transcriptional regulator, with the protein MLDVPIGSAKASPERSDRSDRQTDATPPKNRRLALQARSQATEKALLDAGLAHFEAHGFEGLSMQAVAEYAGTSIGALYFRFGDREGFIQAVLERGFDQIRQDTDDLLAKVTTEHASPHEVINAFVDLAVRVQKKSHGVFRAVLQRALVDPKAWEPVGRLGNDATRRLVSALSRFPEVVAIPDWEARLMFGVYAARSAQFNAMYNSQAPLPKGHVAMVHVLYELIVSYLGLPPIGRVGQGAKDQGGRPRKLATSSRTRHTP; encoded by the coding sequence ATGCTCGATGTTCCCATCGGCAGCGCCAAGGCATCGCCTGAGCGATCAGATCGATCTGATCGCCAGACAGATGCGACACCCCCCAAGAACCGCAGACTCGCCCTGCAAGCCCGCAGCCAGGCAACAGAGAAAGCGCTGCTGGATGCAGGCCTGGCCCACTTCGAAGCGCACGGATTCGAGGGCTTGTCGATGCAGGCGGTGGCTGAATACGCTGGCACATCGATCGGCGCCTTGTACTTCCGCTTCGGAGACCGCGAAGGCTTCATTCAGGCCGTGCTGGAGCGCGGCTTCGACCAGATCCGCCAGGATACCGACGACTTGCTGGCCAAGGTCACTACCGAGCATGCATCACCGCACGAAGTCATCAATGCCTTTGTGGACCTGGCCGTACGCGTACAGAAGAAGAGTCATGGCGTATTCCGTGCCGTGCTGCAGCGTGCGCTGGTCGACCCCAAAGCGTGGGAGCCCGTGGGTCGCCTGGGAAACGACGCCACGCGCCGGCTGGTGTCCGCACTGAGCCGGTTTCCGGAGGTGGTAGCCATCCCCGACTGGGAAGCGCGCTTGATGTTCGGCGTGTACGCAGCGCGCAGCGCGCAATTCAACGCGATGTACAACAGCCAGGCGCCGCTACCCAAGGGCCATGTCGCCATGGTTCACGTGTTGTACGAACTTATCGTGAGCTATCTCGGCCTGCCTCCAATCGGGCGCGTCGGCCAGGGCGCTAAGGATCAGGGCGGCCGCCCCAGGAAGCTCGCCACCTCATCGCGTACCCGCCATACGCCGTAG
- a CDS encoding PAS domain S-box protein: MTISTNTAAQILEQLADALIFADTDGRITGWNHAAAELFGYGPDEALGQSLDLIIPERLQAAHWKGFQAAIDTGKTRLSGKPTLTKAIHKDGRKLFVEMTFALISDANGNVIGSVAVARDVTDKVERERAQSAAGPVSR; this comes from the coding sequence ATGACAATTTCAACGAACACGGCAGCGCAAATCCTCGAACAACTCGCCGACGCACTCATCTTTGCCGATACGGACGGCCGAATCACGGGCTGGAATCATGCTGCGGCGGAACTCTTCGGATACGGCCCGGACGAGGCGCTGGGCCAAAGTCTCGACCTGATCATTCCCGAGCGCCTGCAGGCCGCGCACTGGAAGGGATTTCAGGCCGCTATCGACACCGGCAAGACCCGGCTCTCCGGCAAGCCGACACTGACCAAGGCGATCCACAAGGACGGACGCAAACTCTTTGTGGAAATGACGTTTGCGCTGATCAGCGATGCGAACGGCAATGTCATCGGCTCAGTCGCCGTTGCACGGGATGTCACGGACAAGGTCGAGCGGGAACGCGCCCAGAGCGCTGCGGGGCCAGTGTCAAGATAG
- the queE gene encoding 7-carboxy-7-deazaguanine synthase, whose amino-acid sequence MTYAVKEIFYTLQGEGANAGRAAVFCRFSGCNLWTGREEDRARAVCQFCDTDFVGTDGTLGGKYKTADELAAVVAAEWPQGAGGKPLVVCTGGEPLLQLDAPLIGALHARGFEIAIETNGTIEVPEGIDWVCVSPKMGSELVVKKGDELKVVIPQDGQDFAAYEQLDFQYFMVQAMDGPLARQNTAAAVEFCQRHPRWRLSLQTHKLLGIR is encoded by the coding sequence ATGACTTACGCCGTCAAGGAAATCTTCTACACGCTGCAGGGCGAAGGCGCTAACGCCGGTCGCGCCGCGGTGTTCTGCCGTTTCTCGGGTTGCAACCTGTGGACCGGTCGTGAGGAAGACCGCGCGCGGGCGGTATGCCAGTTCTGCGATACCGATTTTGTCGGGACTGATGGCACGCTGGGTGGCAAGTACAAGACCGCCGATGAACTGGCGGCAGTGGTGGCGGCCGAATGGCCGCAGGGTGCAGGCGGCAAACCGCTCGTGGTCTGCACTGGCGGTGAGCCGCTGCTGCAGCTCGACGCGCCGCTGATCGGCGCGCTGCACGCGCGCGGTTTCGAGATCGCCATCGAAACCAACGGCACGATCGAGGTGCCTGAGGGTATCGACTGGGTTTGCGTGAGCCCGAAGATGGGTTCGGAACTCGTGGTGAAGAAGGGCGACGAACTCAAGGTCGTGATTCCGCAGGATGGCCAGGATTTCGCGGCATACGAGCAACTGGATTTCCAGTATTTCATGGTGCAGGCCATGGATGGCCCGCTGGCCCGGCAGAATACTGCCGCGGCAGTGGAGTTCTGCCAGCGCCACCCGCGCTGGCGCCTGTCGCTGCAGACCCACAAGCTGCTGGGCATTCGCTGA
- a CDS encoding IS3 family transposase (programmed frameshift) has protein sequence MAKYDESFKRQVVERYLTGSSGFKALGKELGVDPGAIRRWVGSYAHHGAAGLRKKSVRYGAKFKLSVLRRMWRDELSYRQVAALFDLRGGTAVVSAWERQYHSQGIDALAPKPRGRTKTMSAPIPPKPPASNVKETRTLEDLRKENEYLRAEVAYLKKLECLGSGQESGRTEKARLVLELRQHYDLAALLKVAGLSRSTFYYQAKVIGAGDRYADLKARIQSIYDHHKGRYGYRRITAALRRSGETINHKVVQRLMQSLGLRSLVRPKKYRSYRGPGHVSVPNLLQRQFQARRPNEKWVTDVTEFNVGGDKLYLSPVMDLYNGEIVAYQTSRRPHFSLVGTMLRKALNKLSSAQRPLLHSDQGWQYQMPAYRRVLAEHGVTKSMSRRGNCLDNAAMESFFGTLKSECFYLSKFTAIDQLQDALRRYIHYYNHHRIRTKLKGLSPVQYRTQPSMA, from the exons ATGGCGAAGTACGATGAGAGCTTCAAGCGCCAGGTTGTTGAGCGCTATCTGACAGGATCTTCCGGTTTCAAGGCCTTGGGCAAGGAACTGGGTGTGGACCCGGGAGCCATACGGCGCTGGGTTGGCAGCTATGCTCATCACGGTGCAGCAGGGCTGAGAAAGAAATCTGTCCGGTATGGCGCGAAGTTCAAATTGTCGGTGCTACGGCGGATGTGGCGCGACGAGTTGTCCTACCGACAGGTTGCTGCTCTGTTCGATCTGAGGGGCGGGACTGCTGTCGTCTCGGCGTGGGAACGCCAGTATCATTCGCAGGGAATAGACGCACTGGCGCCCAAACCACGAGGGCGTACGAAGACAATGTCGGCTCCTATACCTCCCAAGCCACCGGCCTCGAATGTCAAAGAGACCCGCACGCTGGAAGATCTGCGTAAAGAGAACGAATACCTGCGCGCGGAGGTGGCGTACCTAAAAAAAT TGGAATGCCTTGGTTCAGGCCAAGAAAGCGGCCGCACAGAAAAAGCGCGGCTAGTGCTCGAACTGAGGCAACACTATGATTTGGCGGCGCTACTGAAGGTTGCTGGACTGTCGCGCAGCACGTTCTATTACCAGGCCAAGGTTATCGGGGCCGGCGATAGGTACGCCGACTTGAAGGCGCGTATCCAGAGCATCTACGACCATCATAAGGGCCGTTATGGCTACCGGCGGATCACGGCGGCACTACGACGATCTGGCGAGACGATCAATCACAAGGTGGTCCAGCGGTTGATGCAGTCACTGGGCCTGAGATCCTTGGTTCGGCCAAAGAAGTACCGCTCATACCGAGGGCCAGGTCACGTGTCCGTGCCTAACCTGTTGCAGAGGCAGTTCCAAGCCAGGCGCCCGAATGAGAAGTGGGTGACGGACGTGACCGAATTCAATGTCGGCGGCGACAAACTCTACCTCTCGCCTGTTATGGACCTATACAACGGGGAAATCGTGGCCTATCAGACCAGCCGGCGACCGCACTTCAGCCTGGTTGGCACGATGCTCAGGAAGGCATTGAACAAGCTCTCCAGTGCTCAACGGCCGCTGCTGCATTCCGATCAGGGTTGGCAATACCAGATGCCGGCCTACCGGCGGGTGCTGGCCGAGCACGGGGTGACAAAAAGCATGTCACGTAGGGGAAATTGCCTGGACAACGCCGCCATGGAGAGCTTCTTTGGAACGCTCAAATCCGAATGCTTCTATCTGAGCAAGTTCACCGCCATTGACCAGTTGCAGGATGCCTTGCGCCGCTATATCCACTACTACAATCACCACCGCATCAGGACCAAACTAAAAGGGCTGAGTCCTGTGCAATACAGGACTCAGCCCTCTATGGCTTAG
- a CDS encoding flavin-containing monooxygenase, with protein sequence MNANILSGRQPARPVATEHFDVIIVGAGISGVGSAYHMRTQCPGKRFVVLESKDSFGGTWHTHRYPGVRSDSDLYTFGYRFKPWMGKPIATAEEILSYMAEVIEENDLAQHIRYRHRIDAASWSSAEGLWTLDTTRLESGERVRFTTNFLWMCQGYYRHDQGYLPEWTGMDNFKGPLIHAQTWPEELDVQGKRVVVIGSGATAATVVPGLARLGAKVTMLQRSPTYFISGRNANDLANELRRLEIDPMWIHAIIRKKVLMDGAIFARRSREEPEEVRKELLAGVRAQLGEDFELEPHFSPRYRPWQQRVAFIPDGDMFAEIREGNAIVVTDEIDRFVEDGVVLKSNEKLDADIVVAATGFQLSVLGDIPFSVDGQSLDFSKTVTYRGMMFTGVPNMVWVFGYFRASWTLRVDMVADFVCRLLKHMDATGAKQVTPQLREDEKDMPLSEWIDADNFNPGYLMRDIQLMPRSGNTREWQHTQDYWGEKDEFPEIDLTDGVFRYDANRPSGNA encoded by the coding sequence ATGAATGCCAACATCTTGTCCGGGCGCCAGCCTGCCCGACCCGTAGCCACGGAGCATTTCGACGTGATCATCGTCGGTGCGGGCATCTCGGGTGTAGGCTCGGCCTATCACATGCGGACACAATGCCCCGGCAAGCGTTTCGTCGTGCTCGAAAGCAAGGACAGCTTCGGAGGCACCTGGCACACACACCGCTATCCCGGTGTGCGCTCGGATAGTGACCTCTACACCTTCGGCTACCGCTTCAAGCCATGGATGGGAAAACCCATTGCGACTGCAGAGGAAATCCTCAGCTACATGGCCGAAGTAATCGAAGAAAACGACCTCGCTCAGCACATCCGCTATCGCCATCGCATCGACGCGGCCTCCTGGTCTTCCGCCGAAGGACTTTGGACCCTTGATACCACACGCCTGGAATCGGGAGAGCGCGTACGATTCACCACCAATTTCCTGTGGATGTGCCAGGGGTACTATCGCCACGATCAGGGCTATCTGCCCGAGTGGACGGGCATGGACAATTTCAAAGGCCCGTTGATTCACGCGCAGACCTGGCCCGAGGAACTGGACGTCCAGGGCAAGCGTGTGGTCGTCATCGGCTCGGGCGCTACCGCTGCCACCGTCGTGCCGGGACTGGCCCGCCTGGGTGCCAAGGTCACCATGCTGCAACGCTCGCCCACATACTTCATCTCGGGACGCAACGCCAACGATCTCGCAAACGAGCTACGCCGGCTCGAAATCGACCCAATGTGGATCCACGCGATCATCCGGAAGAAAGTCCTGATGGATGGCGCCATCTTCGCCCGCCGCTCACGTGAAGAACCAGAGGAGGTGCGCAAGGAACTGCTTGCAGGGGTTCGCGCGCAGCTTGGCGAGGACTTCGAACTCGAACCGCATTTTTCACCACGCTACCGGCCTTGGCAGCAGCGGGTGGCGTTCATTCCCGATGGCGACATGTTCGCGGAAATTCGCGAGGGCAACGCCATCGTGGTCACTGACGAGATCGACCGGTTCGTCGAGGACGGCGTCGTGCTCAAGTCCAACGAGAAGCTAGACGCCGACATCGTTGTGGCCGCTACGGGCTTTCAGCTCAGTGTGCTGGGCGACATTCCGTTTAGCGTCGACGGCCAATCGCTGGATTTCTCGAAAACCGTGACCTATCGCGGCATGATGTTCACTGGCGTGCCTAACATGGTCTGGGTGTTCGGCTACTTCCGCGCCAGCTGGACGCTACGGGTTGACATGGTCGCCGACTTCGTCTGCCGCCTGCTGAAGCACATGGATGCCACAGGAGCAAAGCAAGTCACCCCACAACTCCGTGAAGACGAGAAAGACATGCCTCTATCCGAGTGGATAGACGCCGACAACTTCAACCCCGGCTATCTCATGCGCGACATCCAACTCATGCCCAGGAGCGGCAACACGCGCGAGTGGCAACACACGCAAGACTACTGGGGAGAGAAGGATGAGTTTCCCGAGATTGACCTAACGGATGGGGTATTCCGTTACGACGCAAATCGTCCGTCAGGTAATGCCTGA